One window from the genome of Desulforamulus ruminis DSM 2154 encodes:
- a CDS encoding cell wall hydrolase encodes MNRKYRKIAGILAIVLAVTSGLVGVTAAAAGETSDGAGALEYGSMEPDQSSFQIGYTVSAGDTLYQICKDYNVSLTSLMRVNNLKKTVIYPGQRLTIPTATVSPYGMVLSRGEASRDEIRLLSKLIHAEARGESFEGKVAVGAVILNRLASPDFPKSIKEVILESNGRVYQFSPVQDGSINLEPDQESVEAALQALMGHDPTDGALFFYNPSVAKDQWIRTLPVITKIGNHVFATKI; translated from the coding sequence CCGGCTTGGTTGGCGTTACGGCGGCTGCCGCTGGGGAGACTAGCGACGGTGCGGGTGCTTTAGAATACGGTTCTATGGAACCGGATCAATCCAGTTTCCAAATTGGTTACACCGTCAGTGCGGGGGATACTTTATATCAGATTTGTAAGGATTATAATGTATCTCTAACTTCTTTAATGAGAGTAAACAATCTCAAAAAAACGGTCATCTACCCTGGACAAAGGTTAACGATTCCCACCGCCACTGTGTCTCCCTACGGCATGGTTTTGTCCCGAGGTGAAGCATCAAGGGATGAAATCCGGTTGCTGTCCAAACTGATTCATGCCGAAGCCCGGGGAGAATCCTTTGAAGGAAAAGTTGCTGTTGGGGCAGTGATCTTAAATCGATTGGCCAGTCCGGATTTTCCCAAAAGCATTAAAGAAGTCATTTTAGAAAGCAATGGCCGGGTTTACCAGTTTTCACCCGTGCAGGATGGATCCATTAATCTGGAACCGGATCAGGAATCTGTGGAAGCTGCGTTACAAGCTTTGATGGGCCACGATCCTACCGACGGAGCACTGTTTTTTTACAACCCGTCCGTAGCCAAAGATCAATGGATTAGAACCCTTCCGGTTATTACGAAAATCGGTAATCACGTTTTTGCCACCAAGATATAG
- a CDS encoding Fe-Mn family superoxide dismutase encodes MPKHIVKPGDTIKNIMKKYKIDLDALILANPHLNQFERLSPGDTVYIPGFTDGTFAQLEIRPLKPSLLTMLGLSVRQIQEHYALYQGYVSKTNEIRSKLGLADRTETNTIFSSIRSLKKEEAFAINGCKLHEWYFDNLGGRGGPVNGPILQAIVKDFGSSEYWEKDFRATGSASRGWAILGFDLDDGHLHNYGLDANDCGSVFRFEPILVMDVHEHAYFLDYGTNRTSYMEAFFKNIDWAVVNSRWISLKQISL; translated from the coding sequence ATGCCAAAGCATATTGTTAAACCGGGCGACACCATTAAAAATATTATGAAAAAGTATAAAATTGACCTTGACGCTTTAATTTTAGCCAATCCCCACTTAAACCAATTTGAACGTCTGAGTCCCGGAGATACCGTTTATATTCCCGGTTTTACCGACGGAACCTTTGCCCAGTTAGAGATTCGTCCTTTAAAACCCTCATTGCTGACGATGCTGGGCCTATCCGTCCGGCAAATACAAGAACACTACGCCCTTTACCAGGGTTACGTAAGCAAAACCAATGAAATTCGTTCAAAACTCGGTTTAGCGGATCGCACTGAAACAAATACTATTTTTAGCTCCATCCGTTCTCTAAAAAAAGAAGAAGCCTTTGCCATCAATGGATGCAAGCTTCATGAATGGTACTTTGACAATCTGGGCGGCCGCGGGGGACCGGTCAATGGTCCCATTTTACAGGCCATTGTAAAAGATTTTGGCTCTTCCGAATATTGGGAGAAAGATTTCCGCGCTACCGGTTCAGCCAGCCGAGGCTGGGCTATTTTAGGTTTTGACCTTGACGACGGCCACCTCCACAATTATGGCTTAGATGCCAACGACTGCGGTTCTGTGTTTCGTTTTGAACCCATCCTGGTCATGGACGTTCATGAACATGCCTATTTTCTGGACTATGGTACCAACCGAACCAGCTATATGGAAGCATTTTTTAAGAATATTGATTGGGCTGTTGTTAATTCCCGTTGGATCAGCCTAAAGCAAATTAGCCTTTAA
- a CDS encoding transglycosylase domain-containing protein — MNRVNWLQRIIILAIGVNLLIGCTSAGTMEPPEVPVPSKIVDANNRLITTVSQVNTVPVELDQISIHLQQAIVAIEDERFYQHQGIDFKGLGRAVYQNLISRKIVQGGSTITQQLAKNLYLGPERTFARKAKEIYYTFQLERKYTKKEILNMYLNHVYFGQGAYGIEAAARTYFNKSAADLTLGESAMLAGLPRAPSYYAPTTNLQGAKERQSVVLARMVELGIISPEEAQAAREETIEPQKQSENLKQAPYFVAEIIKYIESKYPDGLEMLYSSGLTIQTSLDLELQKTAEQALRQGLEKINPEINGALVAVDPTNGYIKAMVGGRDWQKSQFNRALAKMQPGSAFKPFLYTAAIDAGYTAATVLTCEPQTYRQEGAPPYTPKDHKVGYHYRPFILKQALAISDNVIAVKLANMLGPEAIVRFAQAMGVESSLRPYLSLALGTSEVTPLEMATAFGPLAQAGIRTKPLYILKITDSNGRVLEEYTPQRAKVLDEKVAYIVTDMLRAAVTTGGTAAQLSQQVHRPIAGKTGTTEDYTNAWFVGYTPGLVASVYVGYDDKSKRVGLTGSDVAAPIWAQFMEQGLKDTPVEDFKEPDGVTRMEVSTTDGLKATELTEEKMEAVFVEGTEPKVPSLGEFWWQQPIDSGEGPGDLTDNTEESPGEERPENDDPWRNSIDNE, encoded by the coding sequence TTGAACCGGGTAAACTGGTTGCAACGAATCATCATCCTGGCCATTGGGGTCAATCTGCTGATTGGCTGTACTTCAGCGGGGACAATGGAGCCGCCGGAAGTGCCCGTACCCTCTAAAATTGTGGATGCCAACAACCGGTTGATAACCACGGTATCCCAGGTTAACACCGTACCCGTTGAGTTGGATCAAATATCTATTCACCTTCAGCAGGCCATTGTGGCCATTGAGGATGAACGGTTTTATCAACATCAGGGCATTGATTTTAAAGGCTTAGGCAGGGCGGTTTACCAAAATTTAATTAGCCGTAAAATCGTTCAGGGAGGAAGTACCATTACCCAGCAGTTGGCTAAGAATCTCTATCTAGGTCCTGAACGAACCTTTGCCAGGAAAGCCAAAGAGATTTATTATACCTTCCAACTGGAACGTAAATATACCAAAAAAGAAATTTTAAATATGTATTTAAACCATGTTTATTTTGGACAAGGGGCCTATGGAATTGAAGCGGCAGCCAGGACTTATTTTAACAAATCTGCTGCGGACCTAACCCTTGGTGAAAGTGCCATGCTGGCGGGCTTGCCCCGGGCTCCCAGCTATTATGCACCGACCACCAATCTGCAAGGGGCCAAGGAAAGGCAGAGCGTGGTTTTAGCAAGAATGGTTGAACTGGGCATAATTTCACCCGAAGAAGCCCAGGCGGCCAGAGAGGAAACCATTGAGCCGCAAAAACAGTCTGAAAACCTTAAACAGGCCCCTTATTTTGTCGCTGAGATTATCAAATATATAGAGAGTAAATATCCCGATGGCTTGGAAATGCTGTATTCCAGCGGACTGACCATTCAAACAAGCCTAGACCTTGAACTGCAGAAAACCGCTGAGCAAGCCCTCCGTCAAGGGCTTGAAAAAATAAATCCGGAGATTAACGGTGCCCTGGTGGCCGTTGATCCTACCAATGGATACATTAAAGCCATGGTGGGGGGGAGAGATTGGCAAAAATCCCAATTCAACCGGGCTCTGGCCAAAATGCAGCCGGGATCTGCCTTTAAACCATTTTTGTATACGGCGGCCATTGATGCAGGATATACAGCGGCTACGGTCCTCACCTGCGAACCTCAGACTTATCGGCAGGAAGGCGCGCCTCCTTATACACCAAAGGATCATAAAGTGGGTTATCATTACCGTCCCTTTATTTTAAAGCAGGCTTTGGCCATATCCGATAACGTGATTGCGGTAAAACTGGCCAATATGCTGGGACCGGAAGCCATTGTACGGTTTGCCCAGGCCATGGGCGTTGAAAGTTCCTTAAGGCCGTATCTTTCCCTGGCCCTGGGAACCTCTGAAGTAACCCCTCTGGAAATGGCCACTGCCTTTGGACCGTTAGCGCAGGCGGGAATTCGTACCAAGCCCTTGTATATTTTAAAAATAACCGACAGCAACGGCCGGGTACTGGAAGAGTACACGCCTCAGCGGGCCAAAGTTTTGGATGAGAAGGTGGCCTATATTGTTACGGATATGCTTCGGGCGGCGGTAACCACCGGAGGGACGGCAGCGCAGCTTTCTCAACAGGTTCATCGGCCCATTGCCGGAAAGACCGGCACCACCGAGGATTATACCAATGCCTGGTTCGTAGGGTATACTCCCGGTTTGGTTGCCTCCGTTTATGTAGGATACGACGACAAAAGCAAAAGGGTTGGTTTAACCGGAAGTGATGTTGCCGCACCCATTTGGGCACAATTCATGGAACAGGGATTAAAAGATACTCCGGTAGAAGATTTTAAAGAGCCTGACGGAGTCACTCGGATGGAAGTATCCACCACCGATGGCTTAAAAGCAACGGAATTAACGGAAGAAAAAATGGAAGCGGTTTTTGTTGAAGGAACTGAACCCAAAGTACCTTCCCTGGGTGAGTTTTGGTGGCAGCAACCCATTGATTCCGGAGAGGGCCCGGGAGATCTAACGGATAACACGGAAGAATCGCCTGGGGAAGAGAGGCCTGAAAATGATGATCCCTGGAGAAACTCAATTGACAATGAATAA